The segment GTTGCCAGCATTGAGCAAATGTATGTAACATCGCCCGCAGATTACGAGCTGAGTGCTTTCGCGTTGGTCGAACGCGATTCTGTGATTGGTGACCATCTGGTTTCCGCCGGAAGTTTTCTATTCTCGGACTCCGAGAACCCCAACGATATCCTGTTGCTGGAAATCGATGAAGTCGGCTCGACCTCGACGGGAACCGTGTCGGTGCTGATCGAAGGCGTCGACGTCGGAATCGACAACCAGATTTCCGGGCTGGATTACATCGAAGCAACCACCACCGCTGGCGGCGAAGTTCTCAAATCAGGCTCACTTCTGGTTTCCGTTGATGCTGCCGAGACGGTAGGAAGCAACGACGAACTTTCTGTTGAAGCTCAGGACATTTTCACGTTAGACGTCAGCTCGACGACCGGAGCAACTTCGGCTGCTGCGACCGCGACGATGTTTCTCGATTCGAGCGACGTTGGTGGTGATCCGTCCGATCCAAACGCTGCGATCGACGCGCTGAGTTTGCTGGGGTCGCCGGACGCCAATGTCGGACTGGTTCCCGAACCGGAAACGATTTCTTTGACGGAAAGTGAAGTTTGGCGTTTCAAACCATCCGATTTCGTTTCTGAAGCAACTGCCGCGAACCTCTCCTCGATCGTGATTGTGGCATTGCCTAATCCCGCCAATGGCGAACTGTTACTTCGAGGCCAACCAGTGTCTGTCGGAGACGCGATTGCAGCCGAAGAGCTTGAGTATCTGGTCTACCGACCGGAAATTGATACCGTTGTCAATGGCGACCTGTTCGACTACCGGGCGGCCAGCGAGAGCGAAGTCCTCGGGACCCAACAAATCACGATTTTCGTCTATTCTGAAGCCGATGACGTACTCAGCGGCGGTGGTACCACGTTTGAAACGGATCTGGACAACGATGTCGTTGTGAATGCTTCGACCGCTGGTGATCAGAGCGAACAGAGCGTTGCGTCGCTCTCCGGTGGTGGATATGCGGTCGCCTGGCAATCCGTTACCGGAACCGGCGAAGTCATTCTGATTCAACGATTCAATGCCGATCATTCCAAAATCGGCGGCGAGATTGCGTTTTCCGACAGCGGCACGGATTCCAAATCAACGCCATCAATCACCGGTTTGTCAGACGGAGGATTTGTCGTTGTCGCGACGCAATCCAACGGAAGCAATCAGGACGTGTGGGCCGCCCGATACAACTCGCTCGGCACACGCGTCGACCTGGAAACCGGGCTGATTTCGTCATCCAGCGTTATCATTGCCGGTGGGACCGGCGACCAGCTTGCCAGCGATGTTACGGCACTTCAAAACGATGGGTTTGTCATTACGTACACGGACGATGTGTCTGGCAAAGCTGAAGTCTATGCGACCGTAAACCACGGTGATTTCTCGAACAACACGCGTCTCTCGGGCTCAACTGCCGGCGTCAACTACCTGGACGCCACCGTGGCTCCGATGAATCAGGGTGGATTTGTTGCCGCATGGACAGCCGATTCATTTTTCGGAACCACAATCGAAGTTCGCGTCTTCGACGTCAACGGCGTCTTAATCGGTGACACCACAACGCTAAGCAGCGGTGGAGATTCAAATACGCCTGTATCGTTGGAAGTGCTGGACAACAATCAGATCGTTGCCGTTTGGGGCGAAGCAACTCCGGGCCATGCATTCGGTGAGAACCGCGTTGTCGGTACGATGCTCAATTCGGACGGCACGCCGGCGCTCGGCAATGACGTGACGATTGTGCAGAACGACACTGTGAACTTTTCACCCAGCGTGGTTCGTACGGATGACGGCGGTTTCCTCGTTGCGTTTGCCGATGACGAGATCGAGGGATCCGGAAGCAAAATCGCGGCTCGTCGATACGATTCAGACTTCCATGCGATGGCAGACGTGGAGCAGCTCAGTGGTGACGCTGTCGGGATCCAGTCGGCGCCTGACCTTGCCCTGCTGCCAAACCAGGGAGGCATCGTTGGGAGTTGGACGACGGACAACGGCGGATCTGAGACCGACGTCGAAACCAATAGCTTGTTGCTGGCCGCGGTGGGCGTTGAGGGCGAACGTATTCCTTTGAATATCGTCGCCGATTCACTGGCTGGCAGCACAGAAGTTGTCACCAATATTGTGGTTTCCGGGTTGCCGGCTGGCTCAAGACTGTTCGCGACCAGCGATTCATCCGGGACGGAAGTTGAGGTCTTCGGGCCAAATTTTAACCTCAACAGTATGGATTTGAGTACGGTCGAACTGTTGCTGCCTGGTGGAGTAACGGAAGCCGAATACGAACTCCAGTTCACTGCTGATGACAACGGCGTTTCTGAAAACTACTCTCAATCGCTTGCGGTTCGCACAGTTCCTCCGTCCAACAAAATTATATCCGGACACGTCTACAACGACGAAAACGCGGATGGCGATATCGTCGCTGGAGACAGCGGGTTTTCCAACGTGAGTCTGCGTTTGTACGTCGATATTGCTGGAATTCGGACGCTGGTCGATACAACTACCACTGACGGCAACGGATATTATGAGTTCACGTCTCTGTCGCCAGGGACCTACTTCGTTGTTGTCGATTCAACGACCATTGGAGCAGACGTTATCTCGGATGCTGCGCTAGTTGACGGAGCATGGGCAGAGCAAACTTACGGCGGCGATGGCTCAATCCTGGGCGGGCTCAGTTCGGCCGTTCAAAGCGCTGGAGCAATGTTTGGCGGTCGGCGGGCTGGAGTTTCCGATAACGCAACGTTGCTGGTTGGAGCTGAGCATGTAAACCGACAGGAGATTTCATCTGCGGACATTGAATCGAGCAATGTCGACTTTGGTTTTAGCTTCAATGTCGTCACGAACGTTGAAGACCAGTTCGATGCTGGAAATCCTGCCGATCGAACCGTACAGGGATCGCTGCGACAATTCCTTACCAACGCAAATGCAGTCGACGGTGCCAATGAGATGCGGTTCGTGCCTGTCGTGGCGGCGAACCAGTCGACTGATCTTGATGGCGATGCGGGAACTGAGGAAAGCTGGTGGCAGATCGACGTCGTCGACGAACTGCCGGTGATCACAAGTTCGGACACAACCGTCGACGGGCAAGCCTGGCAAGTTCAGGGCGGAATGCTTGTTGAGTACGATTTGAATGCCTTCAGCGTTCAGAACAGTTACTCGGGAACCGTCGGGACGGAGGGAACGACATTCCTGCAGACCGACGCTCCCGAGTTGGAGCTGTTGGGAGCTTCCGGGATCCGCTTCGGAATCGCCGTAATTGCCAATTCGACGTTTGACACCATCAGCAACATCGAGATCAACAACCTTTCGATTCACGGATTCGGCAGCGCGACCACAGAAGGATCGATTGTTGTCTACGGCGATCACACCGGTGGACCGGTGTCGCTAACCGACGTCAGAATTCAGAACAATGTCCTGGGAACGGCTCCCAATGACATGTCATCGGTGCCTGTCCGCGCAGAAAATTTCCGTGGTGCGTTTATCTCAGGCGCACACGATGGACTGATCTCCAACAACATTATTGTCGGCAACACTGCAGGCGGAGTTCGTTTTGGTAGCGAAGATTCGGCAAGCGATTGGACAATTGTTGACAACGAGATCGCGAACAACGCGGAGTTTGTTCCGGCCTCCGACGGAATTGATGCGACCAACGCGACGGGGTTGATCATCCTGCGAAATGCCATCTATGGCAATTATGGAATGGGGATCGACGACTACTCAACAACCGCAACGAGCGGCAGTTGGACGGTCGAGCACAATTCATTATTCGACAACGGAGTCGGGGGAGGTTCGGAAGGCAGCGGCATTCGGCTGACCAGCAACGATTCCGTTGTCCGCTACAACTCGATCTACGGAAATCTAAACGATGGCGTTTCGGTTACCGGGCATTTCGACACAGACGCGCAAGTCATCGTGCCTGCGCAAAGAGTTCTGATTTCGCAGAACAGCTTTGAAGCCAATGGACAACGTGCTGTCGACTTGATGATCGACGCCTTTGGCGGAATCCAGGCAGCGACCTGGGATGCGGATGGCGACGGCGAAATTGACTCGAGCGAAGCGACTGGAACTCTCGCACTTGAGTTCACCGAAATCGCAGCGAGAATTACTGACGACGGAGTCATTACGCCAGATGAAGCTGCGGACTATTTTTCGTCGGTTCTCGACATCGCGGGAGGCGAGAATCTGAATGATGGTGTCGCGAACAGCAATATCTCCAACAACGGATTGGATCAGGCGAACGTCACGTCGGCCGAGTTCGTTCTGGGGAACCTGAACCTGACCCTCAACATTGCGAACCCGAATACGGATCGTGTCGAAATTTACACGACACTTCCGGGCGATACGGACCCAGAAAGTGAACCTTATCGCTACTTCAAAACGATTCCGATTTCGGCGATGACCGATCAGGGAGGCGGCACCTACACGGTTTCGATTCCGGCTTCGGACTATCCGGCCGACATCGTATCGTCGACACCCGTTGTCGCCCTCGCTTTTGATGCTGCAAACAACACGGCCGAGTTTGGTGCTGCGGCAACTCCGGTGATGATCAACCTTGCACCGGTTGCTTCGGATTCGAACGTCAGCACCGACGAAGAAGTGACGTTCGCATTTCAGCTGGCTGACTTTGACTACTCGGACCCGGAAGCGGACGCAATAACCGAAATCATTGTTACTGCCTTACCGCAATCGTCGGAGGGAACTTTGCTGCTTGGTGGCAGTTCCGTCACACTTAACCAGCGAATTCCTGTTGCTTCTCTCGGAACACTGACGTTCGTCCCGACGGTCGATTTCTTTGGAGCAGCGACTTTCGAATTCGCAGTTTCTGACGGAACAAGCGACAGCAATTCGGCCACAATGACGATCGACGTCGCAAACGTTAGCGACGCTCCGACAGGACAAACCCAGACGGTTTCGATTGTTGAAGACGAAGTCGTCACGTTTGACTCAAGCAGTTTTGGATTCGCAGACTCGATCGACAACGACCTCGACTCCTTCGCCGGCGTGCGGATCGTCGCATTCAGCGGCGGCACCATGACGCTCAACTCCGTTTCGGTATCGCCGGGGCAATTGATCACAGCGGCGCAACTGCCCGACCTCCAATTTCAGCCACTTTCCAATACTTACGGGACGGGAATTGCATCGATTGATTTTGCCGTTGTCGATTCGGCCGCCACAAACAACGAAGACACCACAACCAGAACGATCACCTACGATGTGACGGCACTGCCTGATGCTCCAACAGGTACAGATTCCACCGTTTCTATCAACGAAGACAGCGTTCTTAATTTTACTGAAACAACATTCGGGTTTTCTGACGCTACGGACAACGATGCTGACAGTTTCGCCGGCGTCCGAATCGTCTCGTTTACCGGAAGTGGAACGTTGGAGACTTCTTCAGGAAGCGTTGCAGCGGGAGACGTGATCAGCGACTCCGATCTGGCAACGCTGGTCTACACGCCTCCGCTGAATCAATCAGGCGACGGGTTGGCCACGATTGAATTTCGAGTCATCGACAGCGGTGGTTCAAACAACGAAGACACGACTCGCGTGCTAACGATCGATGTCCAGCCAGTTAGCGATGCTCCGACGGGAGCCTCCGCGACGGTCACGATTGACGAAGAAGAGATCGTCTCGTTTGACGCGTCCAGTTTCGGGTTCTCTGACGCGGCGGACAACGACGCAGATGCCTTTGCCGGAGTTCGCATCGTCGGATTCAGCGGTAGCGGAACGTTGACTTTGGATTCGGTTGCCGTCGTCAATGGGCAACTGATCGATGCCGCGGATGTCACGCGACTTCGCTTTCAACCAACCAGCGGCGACTCCGGAATCGGAATTTCGACCATCGATTTCCGCGTTGTGGATAGCGCCGGAAGCAACAACGAAGACCTCAGTGTTCGGACTTTGACCTACGACGTCGTTGCGGTCAATGATGCTCCGACGGGGCAAAGCCAAACAATCAACATCAACGAAGACGAAACGTTCCGCTTTGCAGAAAGCACGTTCGGGTTTGCGGATACAGCCGACAACGATGCACACACCTTTGCCGGCGTTCGAATCGTGTCCTTCAGTGGCAGCGGGGCACTGACGATCGATGGAGCCAGCGTTGTGGCCGGCAATGTTATTGATGCCGCCGATGTCGTGAGACTGCAGTATCAACCCGGCGCAAATGAGCACGGAAACGCGTTGGCAACCGTTGATTTCCGAGTCATCGACAGCGGTTCAGACAACAACGAAGACACCGTTGATCGGACTCTGGTATTCGATGTTGCGTCGGTCAGTGACGCTCCAACGGGCGTGTCGCAGACGGTCAGTATCGACGAAGACGAATTGGTAGGCTTCACTTCAGGCAGTTTTGGTTTCTCCGACGCCAACGATCAAAACGCTGACTCGTTCGCCGGCGTACGCATCACGTCCTTCACTGGAAGCGGCCGACTGACAATCGACGGAACAAATGTCGCGGCTGGATCAATCATCGCCGCTGCCGATGTCGCTCGATTGCAATACCAGCCCGGAGCTGACGAATACGGGACGGGATTGTCGACGATCGCTTTCCGAGTCATCGACAGCAACGCACAGAACAACGAAGACACGATCGAGCGGACTCTTACCTATGACGTGACCCCGGTCAGTGACGCTCCGACTGGAGTTTCACGGACCGCGACCATGGCGGAAGACGGTGTGCTGAACTTTGATCAGACGACGTTCGGATTTTCTGACTCAATTGACAACGATACCGACAGCTTCCAGGCAGTTCGCATCGTTGACTTCTCAGGGGCAGGGGCGTTGACATTGGACGGTTCAAACGTCAGCAACAACTCTGTCATTTCCGCAGCAGATCTTTCGCGACTTGAGTATCGTCCACCAGCAAACGCAAGCGGCACACAGTTGGCCACAATTGACTTCCGGGTCATCGACAGCGGTGTCGTCAACAACGAAGACGCGACGCTGAGAACGCTGAGTATCGACGTTTCACCTGTGGGAGATCGTCCGACCGGACAGTCAGCGACCGTTGAGATCGACGAAGACGAAGTGGTAACGTTCACTCCAGCAAGCTTCGGTTTCGCGGATAGCGTCGAGGGCGATAGCTTTCACAGTGTTCGAATCATGATGTTCTCGGGCAGTGGATCGCTCACGCTTGATGGGACCGATGTCAGTCCGGGAACCGTCATTGTTGCTGCTGACCTTGATCGACTGCGGTACCAGCCGGGCGCGAACGAAAACGGAAATTCCCTTTCCACGATCGACTTCCGTGTTATCGATGACGGCATCGGAAACAACAGCGACAACGTCACGCGGACTTTGACCTACAACGTCAACCCCGTCAGTGATGCACCCACCGGGCAATCGCGAACGGTCACCATTGGCGAAGATGAAGTCGTTAACTTTGAAGAGTCAAGCTTTGGGTTTGCGGACGATGACGATCAAGGCAACGACGCCTTTGTCGGCGTGCGGATCATGTCGTTTGCTGGCAGCGGAACCTTGCAGCTGGATGGCGTCGATCTCACACCGTCGCAATACATCAGCAACGCAGAGCTTTCGCTTTTGCAGTATCAACCGGGTGCAAATGAGTCCGGGAATGGATTGTCGTCGATCGATTTCCGCGTCGTCGATAGCGGAACCGGAGCCAACCAGGATACAACCAATCGAACGTTAACCTTCGACGTCACTTCGCTCAACGACTCTCCGGTCGGGCTGTCACAAACGCTCTCGATTCAGGAAGAAGAACTCGTTTCATTCACGGCATCAACGTTCGGATTCTCAGATCCAAACGATGAAGTTCCCAATAGTTTCCGTGGCGTCCGCATCGTGTCATTCGACGGAAGCGGCAGTCTCACGATGGATGGCGTTGACGTTGCCGACGGAACGACGATTTTGGCTGCCGATCTGCCACGGCTTCAGTATTTTCCTGGCGTCGACGTGACTGGGAATGCAGTTTCGACCATCGATTTCCTCGTCATTGACGACGGCGGAACGGGACCTGGCGAATTTAACGTCGATGCGTTTGTCAGAACTTTGACAATCAATGTTGCCAACACAAACGACGCTCCGGTCGGAACGTCGACGACGCTTACGATGCTGGAAGACGACAGCTGGACCTTTGCAGAATCCGATTTCGGGTTCTCAGATCCTGCGGATGGCGGCGCCAACTCTTTTGACTCCGTACGGATCGTTTCATTCTCTGGCAGTGGTGAGCTAACACTCGATGGAGCCAGCGTTGCGGCCAATTCGACGATCGATGTAGCTGATCTTCCGAGGCTAACTTACACGCCCGGTGCCGATCAAAATGGTGCCGGTTTGGCGACGGTTGAATTTCGCGTGATCGATGACGGAGCGACCGGAAGCGGCAACTCGAACGAAGACACCATAACTCGGATGCTTCAATTCGATGTTCAGTCCGTCAATGATCGACCTGCTGGCCAGAACATTTCCGTCACGATGAATGAAGAGAGTCAATACACTTTCAGCGTGGCTGACTTTGCCATGACAGATTCGTCAGATGCTCCGTCGGCGAACGATCTGAAGGCCGTCAGATTTGTTGGCTGGACCGGTGCTGGACGCATGACGCTGGACGGCGCGACGCTTGCGAGCAACGCTATCGTCGACGCCGCCGACATCGATCGACTGATCTATGAATCGTCCAGTGTGAGTAGCGATTCGGTCGGACAGATTCGATTCACCGTCATCGACGACGGCGGAAAAGACAACGGCGGATTGAACGAAAGCTCGGCTTCAAACTCGATTGATATCGATGTCTTGCAAGTCAACAAACCTCCCGTCATTCAAGCGGCTCAGTTCTCGAACCTTGAAAACAGCATTCAAGCACACGTCGTCCCTGTCGTCGACCCGGACGGCGACGCTGTCTCGATTTCGTTAAGGGGGACTAATAATGACAACCATCTGTTCGAGCTCTCGCCGGACGGAACCAGCTTCAGGTTTATTGACGCTCAGGATTTCGAAAATCCAAACTCTATCGATGGCGACAATCGCTATCTCATCGAAGTCACGGCAATCGATGTGCATGGAGCGTCGACGTCACAGACGCTGGTGGTTAACGTTCAGAACGTTTCGGAGGCGATTTTCCTTCAAGACGATCTGATTATTGATACGGGCGACGGACTGGACGGTGTGTCCGTGTTTGACAATGACAACGGCGAAGTCCCGATTCCATCCGGAGCCACTGTTCAGGTTTTGAGCCAGCCAGATTCTGGATTCGTTGAGATTAACCCTGACGGAACGTTCGATTTCACGCCGAACTCGGATGCCCTCGAGGCCGTTAGCGTCGAATTTACCTATCAGGTCGAAAGCGGCGGAGAATTCTCAACCGCGGATGTGACGTTCCTGAAAAACTCGAATGCTCTGCCGCCGCCAATAACGGCTGACAATTCTGACGATTCCGGAGAGTCAACTGGTGAGGGTGAATCAACATCAGATTCTTCCGCGACAAACTCCAGTGGCGAATCAGAAGCATCGGATTCTGGCGAAGTACTGGGTCCAATCGATTCGTCAAATGCACCGAATCTTAACGTCCTTACGGCTGTCCAGCAAAGCGGCGGAGTGGTCAACACTTCAGGAGCTGACACGCTCGACAGCGACATTGCAGAAAGTGAGTTCGAGGTCGATTACGGATTTGGATCAGATGGGTCAGAGTACTCAAGCTACGAATACGGCGGGTTCGTCGACACCGGACTATTGACGACTGAGTTTATCAACCGGGTGGTTGCTTCAGGGCGATCCGGGTTGCAGGAGTTCACCGAACAGTTTGCTTTCGCCGCGATGTTCTGGCAAGAAATGGACTCGGCAAGTCACAACTATGTCGATACCGAGATCGGCGAAATCGAAGCCGTAATCGCCGTCGGTGCACTCGGGTTTACGAGCATCGCTGTCGGGTTGTTTACTCGAGCCGCGTTGCTTGGAATCAGCCTCGGAGCGACCTACGGTCAGCCGTGGTGGATGACATCATTTGACTTCCTCCCAATCATTGATTCGCAAGACCACGAATCAATCGAACAGATTGTTGACCATGAAGGATAACAATCCATGTCCCTACAAAACAGAGATTAATACCGGACAAAAACGATGAAAAATTGGCTAGGTCTAAAATCCAAACTTGCGCTCGGGTTCGTGGCGATTCTTGTCGCCGGACTCACGATCGCAAACACCCTTGAACTCTATCCCTCGGTTGCGAGGCGGTATCAGCAGGATCGTGCGCAGTTCGCAAAATCATTCGCCATCGCCGGCTCGGTCATGTTAAGCGACGGAGACAGTCGCGATCTCAAGACGTTTGTCCGCCAATGTGAAGAAGATATAAAACGGGGACACGCAGACGAAAACTCCGAGATCAAAACAATCGTTCGGTCCATCGGAATCCGCAGCCAAGCCGGTGTGTTGCAGATCGAAACTGCAGATCATGAAAATGTATGGAGTAGCGAAGAAACACCGCAAGCAGACAAATTCGAGATTCCGCTATTTGAAGGAATGCGACGTTGGGGCAAAGTCGAGTTTGTTTTCGAGCCGCTAAAGTCTGAAAATCGCTATCTCGGTTTCGCAGATCCCGTTTTGAGCAAAATCTCCCCGTTCTATCAACTCGCCGGATTTCTGTTGCTGTTCGGAGCCGGATCGACGTGGCTGTTCCTGCACATGCTTTTCCGATCGCCAAAAAACTCTGCCGCACAAGGCCGCGTTCGACAGGCGTTAGGCAGTCTGGCCGAAGGGTTGTTGGTGCTCGATACCGAAGGTCGCATCAAAATCGCGAGTTCAGTTTTCTGCGAGAAAGCTGGAGCGGACGCGGATGCCCTGACCAATTGCCGACCGGAGAAGGAGTTCGACTGGCGCGACGCGTCCGGAAAACCCATGACCGTTTATCCGTGGCATGTCGCCGCTCGTGACGGAGTCGAAGTTCGTGATACCGTGATGACGCTGCAGACAGGCGTCGACGCCAAAGGT is part of the Mariniblastus fucicola genome and harbors:
- a CDS encoding DUF4347 domain-containing protein; the encoded protein is MELFSKVSQHLTDWFGANAPSVSEDSAQEVQLQSLEDRVLYSAAPVPVELFVEVPNVDAQLEHVEQQLDFLTESVEQLQHEADESAYRFDADLPLLDAVELTSEPQQLELVVIDSAVEGFQSLYNDVLENYGSDRIQIHLIDSSVDGIAEVGRILSDAAQRSDSYSAIHIVSHGDAGEIQLGNISLNASTLSDHASNLALWNDSLDSDADILIYGCNLAADSESVSLVDSISLLTGASVAASDDLTGHEELGGDWDLEYTAGLVESDIVFSASLIDSWNHSLQTTLGDESGTSHKSVAADWNGDQTVAFSNDDSGNWNVFVSRYANGTNVPLKLFDNSDFESFQINNSTGPAGGDHQHAVVGSAANGNFVVAWQWTGTSGSSRIYAKLFDAQGNVIRDQFRVDDSDSNGLNVTVSMNQQGEFAVGWQQEDDEDTEAYVATYNASGGLMDGPEKVDSESEGTGDLVISMNDAGQVAAAYDDPSDDKVVAWVVENGSKSSKFTFDESELSSMSDFAIDINNQGIVGIAFTADSGDSGSEYRDVYSILLEFDSNSWTNLSPTTTIATAGGPVDVDGVFSHAASDVGVEFHPSIAVENSLTPGALTETAYYVTWQGNGSWQSNLDNGDVEDGSGNPITDASSFPSGSVEADNGVFISETTYFSDGSFVQSDEASLQNVIDDFDTQAKFTSVTTYRDRSRMAVGFETAAGEIAFASEPPSDPPVAINSSKGGLENFGATFEPADFGYSDAENDPIQMIRIETLPATGQLTLYGNPITQANIDATSDGIEIEQNNIYSLRYNGEANVRGYDVANFQFSVSDGTSWSDAPATMSLNLSAEDRLWVSTVGDSSGTTSIPGDGAGSLQFGGPEVTFGDDTSGFWSQQFAPPGVEIDAIHYVDEVIVIGTGATTQLNPGDILFSAKSIGSIPTGGVVTTLPSSTASPIEVQQGDIIRFRPTSADYSTGEYEIVASIEQMYVTSPADYELSAFALVERDSVIGDHLVSAGSFLFSDSENPNDILLLEIDEVGSTSTGTVSVLIEGVDVGIDNQISGLDYIEATTTAGGEVLKSGSLLVSVDAAETVGSNDELSVEAQDIFTLDVSSTTGATSAAATATMFLDSSDVGGDPSDPNAAIDALSLLGSPDANVGLVPEPETISLTESEVWRFKPSDFVSEATAANLSSIVIVALPNPANGELLLRGQPVSVGDAIAAEELEYLVYRPEIDTVVNGDLFDYRAASESEVLGTQQITIFVYSEADDVLSGGGTTFETDLDNDVVVNASTAGDQSEQSVASLSGGGYAVAWQSVTGTGEVILIQRFNADHSKIGGEIAFSDSGTDSKSTPSITGLSDGGFVVVATQSNGSNQDVWAARYNSLGTRVDLETGLISSSSVIIAGGTGDQLASDVTALQNDGFVITYTDDVSGKAEVYATVNHGDFSNNTRLSGSTAGVNYLDATVAPMNQGGFVAAWTADSFFGTTIEVRVFDVNGVLIGDTTTLSSGGDSNTPVSLEVLDNNQIVAVWGEATPGHAFGENRVVGTMLNSDGTPALGNDVTIVQNDTVNFSPSVVRTDDGGFLVAFADDEIEGSGSKIAARRYDSDFHAMADVEQLSGDAVGIQSAPDLALLPNQGGIVGSWTTDNGGSETDVETNSLLLAAVGVEGERIPLNIVADSLAGSTEVVTNIVVSGLPAGSRLFATSDSSGTEVEVFGPNFNLNSMDLSTVELLLPGGVTEAEYELQFTADDNGVSENYSQSLAVRTVPPSNKIISGHVYNDENADGDIVAGDSGFSNVSLRLYVDIAGIRTLVDTTTTDGNGYYEFTSLSPGTYFVVVDSTTIGADVISDAALVDGAWAEQTYGGDGSILGGLSSAVQSAGAMFGGRRAGVSDNATLLVGAEHVNRQEISSADIESSNVDFGFSFNVVTNVEDQFDAGNPADRTVQGSLRQFLTNANAVDGANEMRFVPVVAANQSTDLDGDAGTEESWWQIDVVDELPVITSSDTTVDGQAWQVQGGMLVEYDLNAFSVQNSYSGTVGTEGTTFLQTDAPELELLGASGIRFGIAVIANSTFDTISNIEINNLSIHGFGSATTEGSIVVYGDHTGGPVSLTDVRIQNNVLGTAPNDMSSVPVRAENFRGAFISGAHDGLISNNIIVGNTAGGVRFGSEDSASDWTIVDNEIANNAEFVPASDGIDATNATGLIILRNAIYGNYGMGIDDYSTTATSGSWTVEHNSLFDNGVGGGSEGSGIRLTSNDSVVRYNSIYGNLNDGVSVTGHFDTDAQVIVPAQRVLISQNSFEANGQRAVDLMIDAFGGIQAATWDADGDGEIDSSEATGTLALEFTEIAARITDDGVITPDEAADYFSSVLDIAGGENLNDGVANSNISNNGLDQANVTSAEFVLGNLNLTLNIANPNTDRVEIYTTLPGDTDPESEPYRYFKTIPISAMTDQGGGTYTVSIPASDYPADIVSSTPVVALAFDAANNTAEFGAAATPVMINLAPVASDSNVSTDEEVTFAFQLADFDYSDPEADAITEIIVTALPQSSEGTLLLGGSSVTLNQRIPVASLGTLTFVPTVDFFGAATFEFAVSDGTSDSNSATMTIDVANVSDAPTGQTQTVSIVEDEVVTFDSSSFGFADSIDNDLDSFAGVRIVAFSGGTMTLNSVSVSPGQLITAAQLPDLQFQPLSNTYGTGIASIDFAVVDSAATNNEDTTTRTITYDVTALPDAPTGTDSTVSINEDSVLNFTETTFGFSDATDNDADSFAGVRIVSFTGSGTLETSSGSVAAGDVISDSDLATLVYTPPLNQSGDGLATIEFRVIDSGGSNNEDTTRVLTIDVQPVSDAPTGASATVTIDEEEIVSFDASSFGFSDAADNDADAFAGVRIVGFSGSGTLTLDSVAVVNGQLIDAADVTRLRFQPTSGDSGIGISTIDFRVVDSAGSNNEDLSVRTLTYDVVAVNDAPTGQSQTININEDETFRFAESTFGFADTADNDAHTFAGVRIVSFSGSGALTIDGASVVAGNVIDAADVVRLQYQPGANEHGNALATVDFRVIDSGSDNNEDTVDRTLVFDVASVSDAPTGVSQTVSIDEDELVGFTSGSFGFSDANDQNADSFAGVRITSFTGSGRLTIDGTNVAAGSIIAAADVARLQYQPGADEYGTGLSTIAFRVIDSNAQNNEDTIERTLTYDVTPVSDAPTGVSRTATMAEDGVLNFDQTTFGFSDSIDNDTDSFQAVRIVDFSGAGALTLDGSNVSNNSVISAADLSRLEYRPPANASGTQLATIDFRVIDSGVVNNEDATLRTLSIDVSPVGDRPTGQSATVEIDEDEVVTFTPASFGFADSVEGDSFHSVRIMMFSGSGSLTLDGTDVSPGTVIVAADLDRLRYQPGANENGNSLSTIDFRVIDDGIGNNSDNVTRTLTYNVNPVSDAPTGQSRTVTIGEDEVVNFEESSFGFADDDDQGNDAFVGVRIMSFAGSGTLQLDGVDLTPSQYISNAELSLLQYQPGANESGNGLSSIDFRVVDSGTGANQDTTNRTLTFDVTSLNDSPVGLSQTLSIQEEELVSFTASTFGFSDPNDEVPNSFRGVRIVSFDGSGSLTMDGVDVADGTTILAADLPRLQYFPGVDVTGNAVSTIDFLVIDDGGTGPGEFNVDAFVRTLTINVANTNDAPVGTSTTLTMLEDDSWTFAESDFGFSDPADGGANSFDSVRIVSFSGSGELTLDGASVAANSTIDVADLPRLTYTPGADQNGAGLATVEFRVIDDGATGSGNSNEDTITRMLQFDVQSVNDRPAGQNISVTMNEESQYTFSVADFAMTDSSDAPSANDLKAVRFVGWTGAGRMTLDGATLASNAIVDAADIDRLIYESSSVSSDSVGQIRFTVIDDGGKDNGGLNESSASNSIDIDVLQVNKPPVIQAAQFSNLENSIQAHVVPVVDPDGDAVSISLRGTNNDNHLFELSPDGTSFRFIDAQDFENPNSIDGDNRYLIEVTAIDVHGASTSQTLVVNVQNVSEAIFLQDDLIIDTGDGLDGVSVFDNDNGEVPIPSGATVQVLSQPDSGFVEINPDGTFDFTPNSDALEAVSVEFTYQVESGGEFSTADVTFLKNSNALPPPITADNSDDSGESTGEGESTSDSSATNSSGESEASDSGEVLGPIDSSNAPNLNVLTAVQQSGGVVNTSGADTLDSDIAESEFEVDYGFGSDGSEYSSYEYGGFVDTGLLTTEFINRVVASGRSGLQEFTEQFAFAAMFWQEMDSASHNYVDTEIGEIEAVIAVGALGFTSIAVGLFTRAALLGISLGATYGQPWWMTSFDFLPIIDSQDHESIEQIVDHEG